Proteins encoded in a region of the Novibacillus thermophilus genome:
- a CDS encoding ABC transporter substrate-binding protein yields the protein MFQRKYWGLACVLLLSVVVIACGSADSESGAAGGSGAEVTGEESADQETEGAVENDKVFTFAMSGLYPPFNYQEGGELVGFDVEIGQALAEKMGMEAEPVTNPWQTILAALNSGKFDAIIGSMAITEEREKEADFSNPYYESGAQIFVAEDNDAIQSEEDITGKKIGVVVSSTFEEVAKEYTDHVDTYDSDVTALQDLLVKGRLDAVITDELVGKHAIHANGLDIKPVGDPLYVDQMGIPVQKGNEELLEKINKALEEIMNDGTYAEISEKYFGEDISKDL from the coding sequence ATGTTTCAGCGAAAGTATTGGGGTCTTGCTTGTGTGTTACTGTTGTCTGTCGTCGTCATCGCTTGCGGCAGCGCAGACAGTGAGAGCGGAGCAGCAGGCGGCAGCGGGGCGGAGGTGACAGGTGAGGAAAGTGCTGACCAGGAGACAGAAGGCGCAGTGGAAAATGACAAAGTGTTTACGTTTGCCATGAGCGGTCTGTACCCCCCTTTTAATTACCAAGAAGGCGGCGAGTTAGTCGGATTTGACGTAGAAATTGGACAAGCTCTCGCTGAAAAGATGGGGATGGAAGCCGAACCGGTCACGAATCCGTGGCAGACGATTTTAGCCGCACTGAATTCAGGCAAGTTTGACGCCATCATCGGCAGCATGGCGATAACGGAAGAACGAGAAAAAGAGGCGGATTTTTCCAACCCGTACTATGAATCCGGTGCCCAAATATTTGTCGCGGAAGACAATGACGCGATTCAGTCAGAAGAAGATATAACCGGTAAAAAGATCGGGGTCGTCGTTTCCAGCACGTTTGAAGAAGTTGCGAAAGAATACACAGATCACGTTGACACTTACGACAGTGACGTGACAGCACTTCAAGACTTGTTAGTCAAAGGCCGTCTCGATGCCGTCATTACCGACGAGCTGGTCGGAAAACACGCCATACACGCAAACGGGCTTGATATAAAGCCTGTCGGGGACCCTTTGTACGTCGATCAAATGGGAATTCCCGTACAAAAGGGCAACGAGGAACTGTTGGAGAAAATCAATAAAGCGCTGGAAGAGATCATGAACGACGGCACGTACGCTGAGATTAGCGAGAAATACTTTGGAGAAGACATCTCTAAAGACCTATAA
- a CDS encoding CoA transferase subunit A: protein MKRGKVGEIGEALDRIRDGCTLMYGGFGGVGTPPTLVDGILAKGVQDLVLIGNDAGFPDIGIGRLVSAGRVQHLITSHIGSNPVAGKLMNEGKMKVEFSPQGTLAERIRAGGMGLGGILTDVGIGTMADKGKEKVVVSGKTFLVEPALTAEIAIVYAKKADTFGNLVYDKSARNFNPLVAMAGAYTIAEAEEIVPAGTLNPEDIVTPGIFVDMVVQSSGISWKWAWEKMG, encoded by the coding sequence GTGAAACGCGGTAAAGTGGGAGAGATCGGGGAAGCCCTCGACCGCATTCGGGACGGGTGTACGCTCATGTACGGCGGATTTGGCGGTGTGGGGACGCCGCCGACACTTGTGGACGGCATCCTCGCCAAAGGTGTCCAGGATTTAGTCCTGATTGGGAATGACGCCGGATTTCCCGATATCGGGATTGGCCGGTTAGTCAGTGCCGGCCGGGTTCAACACCTCATCACTTCCCACATCGGCTCCAATCCGGTTGCCGGGAAACTGATGAACGAGGGAAAGATGAAAGTGGAATTTTCCCCCCAAGGCACGTTAGCGGAGAGGATCCGCGCAGGAGGCATGGGTTTGGGCGGGATTTTAACGGATGTGGGAATCGGAACGATGGCTGACAAGGGGAAAGAAAAGGTCGTCGTCTCGGGAAAGACGTTTTTGGTTGAACCGGCGCTGACGGCGGAGATTGCTATCGTCTACGCCAAAAAGGCCGACACGTTCGGCAACCTCGTTTACGACAAGAGCGCCAGAAACTTTAACCCCCTTGTGGCGATGGCGGGGGCATATACGATTGCCGAAGCGGAAGAAATCGTCCCTGCCGGGACGCTGAATCCGGAGGACATTGTCACGCCGGGCATCTTTGTGGACATGGTGGTACAGAGTAGCGGCATCTCCTGGAAGTGGGCTTGGGAGAAAATGGGGTAG
- a CDS encoding 3-oxoacid CoA-transferase subunit B — protein MASRQSVRERIARRAAREIEDGMIVNLGIGIPTLVANYIPSHLHVTFHAENGILGTGPSPAEGEEDPHLCNAGGEPITVVEGASYFDSATAFGMIRRGYIDITIIGALQVSEKGDLANWIVPGKRVPGMGGAMELAQKAKKVIVLMNHTNKDGQPKIVRTCTLPLTAPECVDMIITEMAVMEVEDGILVLREVMAPYTVHDVIDRTEASLEIPDHLLNMS, from the coding sequence ATGGCAAGTCGACAATCGGTCCGTGAACGCATTGCGAGGCGAGCTGCCCGTGAAATTGAAGACGGCATGATCGTGAATTTAGGGATTGGCATTCCGACGCTCGTCGCGAACTACATCCCTTCACACCTTCACGTGACGTTCCATGCAGAAAATGGCATCCTCGGGACAGGGCCTTCACCGGCTGAAGGGGAGGAAGACCCGCACTTGTGTAACGCCGGGGGCGAACCGATCACAGTCGTGGAAGGGGCGTCTTACTTTGACAGTGCGACGGCGTTCGGCATGATCCGCCGGGGATACATCGACATCACGATTATCGGGGCGCTCCAGGTGAGCGAAAAGGGCGACCTCGCCAACTGGATTGTTCCCGGAAAACGCGTTCCCGGGATGGGGGGCGCCATGGAACTGGCCCAAAAAGCAAAAAAAGTGATCGTCTTGATGAACCATACGAACAAAGACGGCCAGCCCAAAATCGTTCGAACGTGTACGCTTCCCCTGACGGCACCGGAGTGTGTGGACATGATCATAACGGAGATGGCCGTGATGGAAGTGGAGGATGGGATACTCGTGTTAAGAGAAGTGATGGCCCCGTATACGGTGCACGATGTGATAGACCGTACGGAAGCGTCACTGGAAATACCGGACCATTTATTGAATATGTCGTAA
- a CDS encoding thiolase family protein has product MKDVVIVGGVRTAVGAFGKALRSVPAHTLGKTVLEALMERTNVPKECVGEVVFGHGYVHGGGLNSARIASQRAGFPSRVPAHVVIKACGSSLKAIANSALAIAAGQEDVVVAGGVESMSNVPYIVKNRWGSKYGHIQMEDALLSDGLVCSLVHEHMGLTAERLAERYGISREEQDRFAYDSHRKAVQAMEEGRFRDEIVPVEVKDRKGDVAIFDQDESVRKDTTMDGLQKLRPVFKEGGTVTAGNACPMNDGAAAVLMMSEETAVSNGFQPLVKIKAFASAGVEPDVMGIGPVPAVKKALNLAGLTLKDIGLVELNEAFAAQALAVIKELELNERIVNVNGGAIALGHPVGATGAKLTVTLMNEMLRSNIRYGLVTLCMAGGMGMAVVYENMRVA; this is encoded by the coding sequence TTGAAAGATGTCGTCATTGTCGGGGGCGTTCGGACGGCGGTCGGCGCTTTCGGAAAAGCGTTGCGGTCCGTTCCGGCTCACACTTTAGGAAAAACGGTACTCGAAGCCTTAATGGAACGAACGAATGTGCCGAAAGAATGCGTCGGTGAAGTCGTATTTGGACACGGCTACGTCCACGGCGGCGGGCTGAACTCGGCGCGCATTGCCTCTCAGCGAGCAGGATTTCCGTCTCGCGTCCCAGCCCACGTCGTCATCAAAGCGTGCGGCTCGAGCTTGAAAGCGATTGCCAATAGCGCGTTAGCCATCGCTGCCGGGCAGGAAGACGTCGTCGTCGCCGGAGGCGTCGAAAGTATGAGCAACGTTCCGTACATCGTAAAAAACCGCTGGGGGAGCAAATACGGGCATATCCAAATGGAAGACGCCCTGCTGTCGGACGGTCTCGTCTGTTCGCTGGTCCATGAACACATGGGACTGACCGCCGAACGGTTAGCGGAGCGTTACGGCATTAGCCGGGAAGAACAAGACCGATTCGCCTACGACAGTCACCGGAAAGCGGTCCAGGCGATGGAAGAAGGCCGTTTTCGCGATGAAATCGTTCCAGTTGAAGTGAAAGACCGGAAAGGGGATGTCGCGATCTTTGATCAGGACGAATCGGTCCGAAAAGACACCACGATGGACGGTTTACAAAAGCTTCGGCCGGTATTTAAAGAAGGAGGCACGGTAACGGCGGGCAATGCGTGCCCGATGAATGACGGCGCTGCCGCAGTGCTGATGATGAGCGAAGAAACGGCAGTGTCGAACGGGTTTCAGCCGCTGGTAAAGATCAAAGCATTTGCGAGTGCCGGCGTGGAACCGGATGTGATGGGGATCGGTCCCGTTCCCGCGGTAAAAAAAGCGTTGAATTTGGCCGGTTTAACGTTGAAAGACATCGGGTTGGTCGAATTAAACGAAGCGTTTGCCGCACAGGCACTAGCTGTCATAAAGGAACTGGAATTGAATGAGAGGATCGTGAATGTGAACGGCGGTGCCATCGCATTGGGACACCCGGTCGGTGCCACCGGCGCCAAATTGACCGTAACTCTCATGAATGAAATGCTCCGTTCGAACATCCGGTACGGGTTAGTCACGTTGTGTATGGCCGGTGGCATGGGCATGGCCGTCGTTTACGAAAACATGCGTGTTGCGTAG
- a CDS encoding amino acid ABC transporter permease, whose protein sequence is METFFESFARTFVGFVQATGVTLQLTVTSLLLACVIGLLFAFMKLSRYRLLRLVADAYIGLIRGTPLIVQIMWLYFGITNLLVLSKFWAGVLALAIHSGAYIAEIFRGAIQSIDKGQMEAARSLGMSHTLAMRRIILPQAFRRAIPPLGNQFIIGLKDSSLVAFIGVQEIFNVSMSEAAATFRQLEFYTIAGLYYLVLVIVFTLIVNRLEKRLDRRNR, encoded by the coding sequence ATGGAAACCTTTTTCGAAAGCTTTGCCCGCACTTTTGTAGGTTTTGTACAGGCGACCGGGGTGACGTTGCAATTAACTGTGACCTCCCTCTTATTAGCGTGTGTCATCGGTCTCCTCTTTGCCTTTATGAAATTATCCCGCTACCGACTTTTGCGCTTAGTTGCGGACGCTTACATCGGCTTAATCAGGGGAACCCCGCTCATTGTGCAAATTATGTGGCTGTACTTCGGCATTACGAACCTCCTCGTGCTGTCTAAATTTTGGGCAGGTGTTCTCGCCCTCGCCATCCACAGCGGAGCGTACATTGCAGAAATATTCCGGGGGGCGATACAGTCCATCGACAAAGGGCAAATGGAAGCAGCCCGCTCGCTGGGCATGTCTCACACTCTGGCCATGCGGCGCATTATACTGCCGCAGGCGTTCAGACGTGCGATTCCGCCCCTTGGCAACCAGTTTATCATCGGCTTGAAAGACTCGTCCCTCGTGGCGTTTATCGGCGTTCAAGAAATTTTTAACGTATCGATGAGCGAGGCCGCTGCCACGTTTCGGCAGCTAGAGTTTTACACCATTGCCGGCCTGTACTATTTAGTTTTGGTCATCGTGTTTACGTTGATCGTGAACCGACTTGAGAAGAGACTGGACCGTAGAAATAGGTGA
- a CDS encoding amino acid ABC transporter ATP-binding protein, with protein sequence MVKVENVHKYFGPLHVLKGVHLEVEPQEVVVLLGASGSGKSTLLRCLNFLEIADEGKIWLDGQFIDPVKTDLNRVRTDIGMVFQHFNLFPHMSVLENVIEAPVHVKKVPREEARENALSLLRKVGLEDKKDVYPDALSGGQKQRVAIARSLAMNPRVMLFDEPTSALDPELVGEVLQVMKELVEDSMTMVVVTHEIGFAREVADRVVFMDDGQIVEEAEPEQFFAQPQHPKAQQFLSRVL encoded by the coding sequence ATGGTCAAAGTGGAAAATGTGCACAAATACTTTGGGCCCCTTCACGTGTTAAAAGGGGTGCATTTGGAAGTAGAACCGCAAGAAGTCGTCGTGTTACTGGGAGCCAGCGGATCTGGAAAAAGCACTTTACTCCGTTGCCTTAATTTTCTGGAAATAGCAGACGAAGGGAAGATTTGGCTGGACGGTCAGTTTATCGATCCGGTGAAAACAGATTTAAACCGGGTGCGTACGGATATCGGCATGGTATTTCAACACTTCAATTTGTTTCCGCACATGAGTGTCCTGGAAAATGTTATTGAAGCACCGGTACACGTCAAAAAGGTGCCCCGAGAGGAGGCGAGAGAAAACGCTTTATCGTTGTTGCGGAAAGTGGGCCTGGAAGATAAGAAAGATGTCTACCCTGACGCCTTATCTGGAGGTCAAAAACAACGGGTCGCCATCGCCCGCTCCCTGGCCATGAACCCACGGGTGATGCTCTTCGATGAACCGACGTCTGCACTCGATCCCGAATTAGTCGGTGAAGTGCTACAGGTGATGAAAGAGCTGGTAGAAGACAGCATGACGATGGTGGTGGTGACGCATGAAATAGGCTTTGCCCGGGAAGTGGCAGACAGGGTTGTCTTTATGGATGATGGCCAAATTGTAGAAGAAGCGGAGCCTGAACAGTTTTTTGCTCAACCGCAACACCCGAAGGCTCAGCAGTTTTTGAGCAGGGTGTTGTAA
- a CDS encoding glucose-6-phosphate isomerase family protein translates to MTQTNLANATLFDLKTGLSKEEKTKQRHLSDMTKMFYDTKALQEEMEAGHDALVYEYYDLDLPKTDGDIQYGTSIVYPGTVGDEYYMTKGHYHEVLETGEVYFCISGEGYLLMENPEGEWEIEKFVPGRAVHVPPRYAHRSINTGKEPLVTFFAFRADAGHDYGTIEAKGFRKLVVERDGKPEIIDNPKWQK, encoded by the coding sequence ATGACCCAGACTAACCTTGCAAATGCTACGTTGTTCGACTTGAAGACGGGACTGTCGAAGGAGGAGAAGACGAAACAGCGCCACCTGTCCGACATGACGAAGATGTTTTACGATACGAAGGCGCTCCAGGAAGAAATGGAAGCCGGCCACGATGCCCTCGTCTACGAATACTACGACCTCGACCTGCCGAAGACGGACGGGGACATCCAGTACGGCACGAGCATCGTCTATCCAGGTACTGTCGGCGACGAGTACTACATGACGAAAGGGCATTACCACGAAGTTCTGGAAACGGGGGAAGTGTACTTCTGCATCAGCGGTGAAGGGTATCTGTTGATGGAAAACCCGGAAGGCGAGTGGGAAATCGAGAAGTTCGTTCCAGGTCGCGCCGTTCATGTGCCGCCGCGCTACGCCCACCGCAGCATCAACACCGGCAAGGAGCCGCTCGTCACGTTTTTTGCGTTCCGTGCCGACGCTGGCCACGATTATGGCACGATCGAGGCGAAAGGGTTCCGAAAGCTCGTCGTCGAGCGGGACGGCAAGCCGGAAATCATCGACAATCCGAAGTGGCAGAAGTAA
- a CDS encoding PucR family transcriptional regulator: protein MAISIREALQLPVMSQTKLVAGFDGLDNMIEWVTIVEVLEDINRLQDGEFLITTGFGLMESEEKQRQFQRLISMKKLSGVAIYTGFYLQEIPPAFIEAANDHHLPLIQIPTSLNFSMITKAILEQIVNNQMRLLRYSLNIHRQLTALALSNKGLNGITETLSNLIDGSIIVYTSFGHITHHAIRHDTIRWSDEHTLIIDDEQVPLSFQPERHSEAFREYVLQSHKVHTRRIGTEETTFGYVVAVKEESQWEDMDTVAIEHAATVYAIEYLKAQAVEETHMRLQGDFLDDIMRPDRENRHSVVQRAKNFGLDLTKGKAVLNVQIQSPHTGETHIVKRLYDVIHHVLSYNGTHFIVRNKHNGYLVLLEVNRQPDRTAKQKTVHLSREILDYWNRFFPRNPIVIGIGRTYDHIDRIAESAKEADYAVTLRELLPNLAPVTHYDELGMYHLLLTLREKGVELRDLYEDPLSSFLNGDKRNRELLITLETYLHHNQNMQQTANHLYIHRHTLKYRLIQIEKKTGLCLDSPDDRMKLHLAVLAHKLVQLMEKKLL from the coding sequence ATGGCGATCAGCATTCGGGAAGCGCTTCAACTTCCGGTCATGTCGCAAACAAAACTGGTCGCAGGGTTCGACGGACTAGACAACATGATTGAATGGGTGACGATCGTCGAAGTACTGGAGGACATTAACCGGCTGCAGGACGGGGAATTTCTCATTACGACCGGGTTCGGTCTCATGGAAAGTGAGGAAAAACAACGCCAGTTTCAGCGTCTCATCTCGATGAAGAAGTTGTCCGGCGTTGCCATTTATACCGGCTTTTACTTACAAGAGATTCCGCCGGCGTTTATCGAAGCCGCCAACGACCACCATCTGCCGCTGATACAAATTCCGACCAGTCTGAACTTCTCCATGATTACAAAGGCGATCTTAGAACAAATTGTCAACAACCAGATGCGTTTACTCCGCTATTCACTCAACATTCACCGGCAGTTAACCGCCCTCGCCTTAAGCAACAAAGGACTAAACGGCATTACCGAGACTCTGTCCAATTTAATCGACGGAAGCATTATCGTCTACACGAGCTTCGGGCATATCACGCACCACGCCATTCGCCACGACACAATCCGGTGGTCAGACGAGCACACATTGATCATTGACGATGAGCAAGTCCCGTTGTCCTTCCAACCTGAACGCCATTCAGAAGCCTTCAGAGAATACGTGCTGCAATCTCACAAAGTCCACACGCGGCGCATCGGCACCGAAGAGACGACGTTCGGTTACGTCGTCGCTGTCAAAGAAGAATCCCAGTGGGAAGACATGGATACCGTCGCCATTGAGCACGCAGCGACGGTGTATGCCATTGAATACTTAAAAGCGCAGGCTGTCGAAGAAACCCACATGCGCTTGCAAGGCGATTTCCTTGACGACATAATGCGTCCGGACCGCGAAAATCGGCATTCTGTCGTGCAGCGCGCCAAAAACTTCGGCCTTGATCTAACAAAAGGGAAGGCCGTATTAAACGTTCAAATTCAAAGCCCCCACACTGGAGAGACCCACATCGTCAAGCGGCTGTACGACGTGATCCACCACGTGTTGAGTTACAACGGCACGCACTTCATCGTTCGGAACAAGCACAACGGGTACCTTGTCCTCCTCGAAGTGAACCGTCAACCTGACCGCACAGCTAAACAAAAAACCGTCCACTTGAGTCGGGAAATACTCGATTACTGGAACCGTTTCTTTCCTCGCAACCCGATCGTCATCGGAATCGGCCGCACGTACGACCACATAGACCGCATAGCTGAAAGCGCGAAAGAGGCCGACTACGCCGTGACCCTCCGGGAGCTGTTACCGAACCTGGCACCCGTCACTCATTACGATGAACTCGGGATGTACCACCTCTTACTCACATTGAGAGAAAAGGGAGTCGAGCTTCGCGATCTTTACGAAGACCCCTTAAGCAGCTTCTTAAATGGCGACAAGCGGAATCGCGAACTGCTGATCACGTTGGAGACTTACCTCCACCACAACCAGAACATGCAACAGACCGCGAACCACTTGTACATTCATCGACACACACTCAAATACCGCCTCATCCAGATCGAAAAAAAGACCGGCCTCTGCCTCGATTCTCCCGACGACCGCATGAAGCTGCACTTGGCGGTATTAGCTCACAAACTCGTTCAACTGATGGAGAAAAAGCTCCTTTGA
- a CDS encoding bifunctional 2-keto-4-hydroxyglutarate aldolase/2-keto-3-deoxy-6-phosphogluconate aldolase translates to MRKRDILAKIEESGLVAVVRADDADQAKRIAEAALNGGVASVEITYTVPGATDVIKELSAAFGEDLVVGAGTVLDGETARIAILAGAKYVVSPYLDEDTARLCNRYQIPYMPGVMTVKDVVRGLECGAEVLKVFPGELMGPNVIKAMKGPIPQANLMPTGGVSVDNVGDWIRAGAVAVGAGSSLIGKPEVDGYEKITETAKQFMEQIKLARSE, encoded by the coding sequence ATGCGAAAGCGGGACATTCTGGCGAAAATAGAAGAGAGCGGTTTGGTCGCAGTCGTCCGGGCAGATGATGCCGATCAGGCCAAGCGGATTGCGGAAGCAGCGTTGAACGGAGGCGTGGCGTCCGTCGAGATCACGTACACGGTACCGGGTGCAACAGACGTCATCAAGGAGCTGAGCGCCGCGTTTGGCGAAGACCTCGTCGTCGGAGCCGGTACAGTGCTCGATGGGGAAACGGCCCGCATTGCCATCCTGGCCGGTGCGAAGTACGTCGTGAGCCCGTACCTCGACGAGGACACAGCACGGCTGTGCAATCGGTACCAGATCCCGTACATGCCAGGGGTGATGACGGTCAAGGACGTCGTACGCGGGCTTGAGTGCGGCGCGGAAGTGCTGAAAGTGTTCCCGGGCGAACTGATGGGCCCAAACGTGATCAAGGCGATGAAAGGCCCGATCCCGCAGGCCAACCTCATGCCGACGGGCGGGGTCTCAGTTGACAACGTCGGCGACTGGATTCGCGCGGGCGCTGTCGCCGTTGGAGCGGGCAGCAGTCTGATCGGCAAGCCGGAAGTGGACGGCTACGAGAAAATCACAGAAACCGCCAAACAGTTTATGGAACAGATTAAACTGGCGCGGAGTGAGTGA